Below is a genomic region from Burkholderia pseudomultivorans.
CGACAATCGCCAGCGCCGCCCACAGCGCGGCCGGATGCAGGCCGAAATGCGCCTGCTCCGCGATCGCGTCGTCGAAGTGCAGTGCCTTGTCGACGCCGCCGATCAGAAAGGCGGATACCAGCGCCAGTCGGACCAGTGCGCCGACCCACGGCTGAGCAAGCAGGACCCGGATCCATCCGGGGCTGTACTGGCCGGTTGTCGTCGACATCTCAGACAGCCCAGCACGAACAGCCGAACGCGCCCCAGAAGCCCTTCGCGTCCGAGGTCGGCAACGCACGGCTCCACGCGCTCGCATGCGCATGCCCGTGCAACCCGCACGCGGTCGCGCAGCCGCACATCGCCGCGGCCGCCGCGCGCTGCAGCGGCGCGCCGTTGCGCTGCGTCGCGCCCCAGCCGCCATAGCCGCCGTACTCGCGCACCGGCGACCAGTCGGGCATCGCGGGCGGAATCGGCGCGTCGTGCGACGCGAACGGGCCCGCGCCCCACACGATCCTGCCGCCGACCACCGTCAGCAATGCGGTCGTGCCGGCGATATCGTCCGCCGCGCACGCGAAGAAATCGCGATCCGGGACGACCAGGTCGGCGAGTTGCCCGACCGCGATGCGCCCTTTCCGGCCTTCCTCGTTCGAGAACCACGTCACGTACTCGGTCCACATGCGCAGCGCCGTCTCGCGATCGAGCAGGTTGCGCTGCGGATACAGACGCAGCCCGCCGACCGTCTTGCCCGTCACGAGCCACGCGAGCGACACCCACGGGTTGTACGACGCGACGCGCGTCGCGTCGGTGCCGGCCGAGACCTTCAGCCCCTTCGACAGCATCTTCGCGACCGGCGGCGTCGCCTCGGCCGCCTGCGCGCCATAGCGCTCGACGAAATACTCGCCCTGGTACGCCATGCGATGCTGGACTGCGATGCCGCCGCCGAGCGCGGCGATCCGGTCCATCGATTTCTCGGAGACGGTTTCCGCGTGATCGAAGAACCAGTTCAGGCCGGCCAGCGGAATGTCCTTGTCGACTTTCTCGAACACGTCGAGCGCGCGGCTGATCGTTTCGTCGTAGGTCGCATGCAGCCGCCACGGCCAGCGGTTCTGCGCGAGCACGCGCACGACGCCTTCGAGATCGTCTTCCATCTGCGCCGGCAGGTCCGGGCGCGCGACACGGAAATCCTCGAAGTCGGCCGCCGAGAACACCAGCATCTCGCCCGCGCCGTTGTTGCGGAAATAATCGGTGCCGTCGTGATACTTGACGCTCTTCGTCCAGTTCACGAAGTCTTCCTTCTCCGCATTCGGCTTCTGCGTGAACAGGTTGTACGCGATGCGGACCGTCATTTCGCCCGCGTCGTGCAGCTTGCGGATCACCTCGTAATCGTCGGGGTAGTTCTGCGAGCCACCGCCCGCGTCGATCACGCCCGTCACGCCGAGCCGGTTCAGCTCGCGCATGAAGTGGCGCGTCGAGTTGTACTGGTATTCGAACGGCAGCTTCGGCCCCTTCGCGAGCGTCGCGTAGAGGATCGTCGCGTTCGGGTTCGCGAGCAGCAGGCCGGTCGGATTGCCCGCGGCATCGCGCAGGATCGTGCCGCCCGGCGGCTCCGGCGTGTCCTTCGTATAGCCGACCACGCGCAGCGCGGCCGCGTTCAGCAATGCGCGGTCGTACAGGTGCAGGATGAACACGGGCGTATCGGGCGCGGCCGCGTTGAGCTCGTCGATCGTCGGCAGGCGCTTCTCGACGAACTGATGCTCGGTGAAGCCGCCGACCACGCGCACCCATTGCGGCGCAGGCGTGACCGCGACCTGCCGTCTCAGCATCTCCATCGCGACCGCGAGCGACGGCACGCCGTCCCAGCGCAGCTCCATGTTGTAGTTCAGGCCGCCGCGAATCAGGTGGCAGTGGTTGTCGATCAGGCCGGGCAGCACCGTTCGGCCGTCGAGGTCGACGATCCTGGTCTCACGACCGGCGAGCGGCATCACGTCGGCGTCGTTGCCAACCGCAACGAAACGGCCAGCGGCAATCGCGACGGCCGTCGCGGCCGGGTTCGCACGGTCGAGGGTCGTGAACCTTCCGTTGTGAAGGATCAGATCCGGTTGGGACTCGGTTGCGGTCATAAACGTCACCTCGTTTCGATCAGAAGCCAAAAAGCTGTTTGACGGCGGGAATGGCCTGCACGCCGATCACCATGCCGAGCAACCCGACAAGGGCGATCAGCGGCGGCGCCGGAGAGCGGACCTTGATTGCGCTGTAAATCACACCGATCAGCAAGCCCGCGCCAAGGGAAACCAGATAAGGTTCCATACGATCCATTTCTCGGACAGGTAGGAAGGCAGGTCGTACGCGCCGGCAATCGCGCCGCGAGCGGCAGCCGCGAATCGATCACGCGCCGCCGCCCGCGATTCAGGTCGGCCGATGCCGCGTGTCCGCATCGGGCACGTCGCATCGGCATCGACGGTCGCAACGACTGCGTTACTTCGCCGGGACCGGCGGGATCGATTCGTGCGGCGTCGCGGTGCGCGGCGCGGCCTTGTGCACCATCGTGTACGCGTAGTCGACACCCATCCCGTAGGCGCCCGAATGTTCCTTCACGATCGCCATCACCGCGTCGTAGGTTTCGCGGTGCGCCCAGTCGCGCTGCCACTCGAGCAGTACCTGCTGCCAGGTGACCGGCACCGCACCGGCCTGCACCATCCGCTGCATCGCGAAGTCGTGCGCGTCCTTCGACGTGCCGCCCGACGCGTCGGCAACCATGTAGATCTCGTAGTCGCCTTCGAGCATCGCGCAGAGCGCGAACGTCGTATTGCAGACTTCCGTCCACAACCCCGACACGATCACCTTCTTGCGACCGTTCGCGGCGAGCGCGTCGCGCACCTTCTGGTCGTCCCACGAATTCATCGACGTGCGTTCGAGCGTCTTCTGGTTCGGAAACACGTCGAGCAGTTCGGGATAGGTGTGGCCGGAGAAACTTTCGCTTTCCACCGTCGTGATCGTGGTCGGGATATTGAACACCTTGGCCGCCTTCGCGAGCCCGACGACGTTGTTCTTCAGCACCTGCCGATCGATCGACTGCACGCCGAACGCCATTTGCGGCTGCTGATCGATGAAAATCAGCTGGCTGTTATGGGGGGTGAGTACTTCAAGCTTCGGATTGCTCATGACGGTCGTGTCCTTTGACGCGGGGGAAATAGAGAGCCTGCCTCGCCGGCGATCCGGGAGGCGGCCAACGCGCTGGGCCGGAAGGTTTGCCTGCCGGCCGCTGCAATTCAAAACGCGGATTTATGGTATCGCCAACCAATCAACTCGACGAATAAAATCGCCCAAGCAATTCCTTAAAAGTTCTTAAAAACATCCCATTTAATGAACAGCCCGAAAAAGGCCTGATACGCTAGACAACAACTTCAAGATCGCAATCCGATCGGTATTTGCTCGTATTTTTCACACGGTAGTCATTCGTTCATAGCCGAATTATGAAAGCGTATATTTCTTCGCTGCTGGCCGGCGTTCTTGCCGGCCTCGTTTACTTCGTGATCGGGGTGGCGTCGCCGGCTCCGCCGACCATCGCGCTGGCCGGCCTGCTCGGCATTCTCGCGGGCGAGCAGATTCTGCCGATCGCCCGCCGGATGCTGTCGGGGATCCGCTTGAAGGCCGCGTGGAGCGACGCGCAGTGCAGCCAGCACATGTTCGGTCCGCTGCCGGGCGGCCACGCATCCGATGCGGCGAAGAAGCGTCGATCGACGCCGGTGTGACGCGCGTCGACCGAATTCGGCGATTCGAGGAAACGGAAATGCTGGGGCGCGACTGGCGGGCCGGCCGAACTCGCGGGCGTGGCACGCTGCGATCGGCGCGAAGCGGCATGGCGCCTGCGGCCCCGCTGCGGGATGAATTATTCTGAATCGTATTGGACCAAGCGGTGCGTGGCGATAACATGACAGCCCGACGCCATCGTGGAATCCATCATGAAGCTGTCATTCGAAGCACTCGAAGCGCTGGACGCGATCGACCGAACCGGCACGTTCGCCGAAGCCGCGGAGCTGCTGCATCGCGTGCCGTCCGCGCTGACTTACCTCGTACAAAAGCTCGAAGGCGACCTCGGCGTCGCGCTGTTCGACCGCAGCGGACGTCGTGCGAAGCTCACGCACGCGGGCCGCGTGGTCGTCGAAGAGGGCCGCCGGCTGCTGCATGCGGCCGAACAACTCGAACTCAAGGCGCAGCGCGCCCAGCAAGGCTGGGAAACGGAGCTTCGCCTCTGTATCGACGAGATCCTGCCCTTCGAAGCGTTGTGGCCGTATGTGCATACGTTCTACGGACTCGAGATGGACACGCGCTTGCGCCTGTCCACCGAAGTGCTCGGCGGAACCTGGGACGCGCTGATTTCGCGCCGCGCGGATCTCGTCGTCGGCGCGGCCGGCGAGCCGCCGGAGCTGCCTGACATCGTTGCGCGGCCGATCGGTACGCTCAGACACGTGTTCGCCGTCGCGCCCGATCATCCGCTCGCGGCATTGCCCGAGCCGCTGTCGATGGCGTCGGTCGTCGAGTATCGGGGCGCCGTGATCAGCGATACCTCGCGCGAACTGCAGCCGCGTTCGATCGCCATCGACGCCGGGCAGCCGTATCTCGCGGTGCCCACGCTCGCCGCCAAGCTGGCCGCGCAGTGCGAGGGGCTCGCGGTCGGCACGCTGCCGGAGTGCATCGCGGCGCGCGCGATCGCGCAGGGCAAGCTCGTCGCGCGCCAGGTCACCGGCATGCGCGACACGACCCATTGCTATATCGCATGGCGCGGCGACGAGGCCGGGCGCGCGCTGCACTGGTGGGTCGAGCAGCTCGCGCGCCCCAACCTCGTCGACCGGTTCACCGCGCTCGCCTGATGCCGTCGCGCGCGAGCCGCGCACGCCGATTGCACCGATCGGCACGCACGCTTCCGTCATGCTGCGGCCGCGTCAACCGAACGACTCGTGAAGGCGCTTCATCTCCTTCTCGAGCCACTCGATCAGCTTGAACGACGCATGCGCCTGCGCGGCCGGCGGAATCATCATCCGCTCCTCGGTCGCGATGTGCTCGGTCAGCGATTCGCACATCAGGCGCCCGAGCTCGGGTTTTCTCGCAATCAGCGGCGACAGGTCGCGGCTGCTCAGCTGATAGGCCGTCACGGTGGTCACCGCGTAGACCGTCGCATGCAGTTGCGTGCCGGCCAGCACGACGGACTGACCGATCGCGTCGCCCGGCGCCATTCGCCTGACTTCCTTGTCGCCGGTCGCGGCCGGCACGAACACCGACGCAACGCCGGACCCGACGATCGTCAGCAGGCGCGCATCGGAATTCGACGCATAGATCGTCTCCCCGGCATGGAATACGCGCGACGCCAGCGCATCGGCCAGCACCGCCAGATCCTCGTCGTCGAGCTGCCTGAAGAGCTCGACCGCGTGCAACAGCCGCTGACCGCGTAATACCGGCCGGTGGGCTGCACCCGTCCCACCGAGCGGGCGCAGCGCGATGTCCGCCGCTGCCAGATGCCGGTGGGCGAGATCGTAGAGCCGGTTGCGTACCCTCAACTTTTTTTCGAGCGCGTCGACGTAACAGACGAGTTCATATTCGACGGAGTTGGTCCTGAATGCCTTGACGACCGAGACCGGCGCGGGACTCGTCAGCACGTCGAGCGAACTGGCGGCAGCGCGGTCGAGCGCGTCGACGACGATGGCCGGCCGCACCGCCGGATCGATCTCGATGGTCAGCGTCACGCCGTGCACGCTCGCGGGTTCGCTCAGGTTGACGATCGTCGCCTTCGCCGCCGCGCTGTTCGGCACGACGACCAGGTTGCCGAGGCTGTCGATCATCTTGGTCGCGCGCCAGTTGCTTTCGACGATCCGCCCTTCCAGAGCGCCGATGGCCACCGTATCGCCGAGCCGAAACGGCTGGGTGGTATTCAGCACGAGGCCCGAGAACACGTCGTTCAGCGTGTTCTGCACGGCCAGGCCCAGGATCACGGCCATCGCGCCCGACGTCGCGACCACGCCGCTCAGCGGCAGGCCCAGCAGGTTGCCCAGCGCGGCCACCGCAGCCGCGCCGAACACGATGCCGGCGGCGATGTCATGAAACAGCCGCTGGGTACGCCATGCGCGCGGCAACAACAGGCGGTCCAGCATCAGGCTGAACACCAGCGCGCACTGCAGCCACCACGCGACGCCGATCGCCTGGATCGCCAGCCGGTCGAACCGGTCGGGCGATGGCGGAACCGCGAGCGGGCTCACGCCGGTGGCAAACAGCACATAGGTCAACGCGGCGAACGACACGCAGCGCCAGACCGCCTTCGTCGTCGAACGGCCGGCCCCGAGCAGCCGCCATGCGGCGAGATCGGCAACGACGATCGGTGCGCCGTAAACGACCGTGGCGGACAGGTTCAGCATGCCGAAACAGGTCGCACGCGCGTTGCGAGACAGGCCGGAAGTCCGAGCGATCGCATGGCGCGGGTTACCGGCGCCGGCGAGCGCGCGCCGGCAGCGTATCGGAAGTCATCAGGGCGGACTGGACAGGTTTCATGCGGTCATCGTTGGTTGACGTGCGAGGCCGCCGCGGCGACCCAGGCGCCGACCGGCACCCCACGCTGGCATGCGGGCGTCGCGACACCTCGACGGGCGACGGTGCGCCGATGTCGGCCCGCCCGCATGCGCGCGCGAAGCACCGATAGTCCCCGTGCATGCAATGTAGACGTACCAATCGACGCCGTCCTGTGTTCAAGCTGAAACGTTCTGAACTCGCGGCGGCCGCGCGAGATCAGGGCTCGCGCGGCGGCTCGGCCTCGCCCCCCTCGAACCCGAGCGCGTGCACTTCCGACCATGCGTCGTGCGCGACCTGCGGCGGCCCGGCGGTATGCGCGAGCGCGGCGGCATACGCGGCCAGCAGACGCACGCGCGCATCCACGAGTGCGCGCGTGTCCGTCATATTGCGCATCGCGTCGAGCGCCGTGCGCGCCCGTTCGCGACACTCGTCCACGAGCGACAGGTCGAACAGGCATGGCACCGCCACCGCCGCCAGCGCAATGCCGACCTCAGCATTGCCGTTCGGCGAAAACGCCCAGTCGAGCGCCGCGCGCAGATTGCCGAGTTCGCGCCGGACCACTTCGCGCCGCGATTCGGCGCGCGGCCCGTCACCGCCGTTGCCGGCGCGGGACGCGAGCCTGAACAACGCAAGGAAATAGTTCGCATGCGCGAGTGCCGCGGCCGCGCATTCACCGTTGTTCTCGAGCTGCTGCAGCGCGTAGGCACGCGTCGTCGTCAGCAGCCGGTAGCGCGGCGCGTCGTGCGCGCCGTCGAGGCTGAGCAGCGACTTCGCGACGAGGCTGCCGATCGAGTCGAGCAGTTCCGCATCGGACAGGCCCTTGGTGCCCACGATATCGCGCACCGCATCGATCGAGAAGCTGTCCCGGAACACGCCGAGCCACCGGAGCAGTCGGCGTTCCGAATCGCCGAGCAGGCGGTAGCTCCAGTCGTACATCGCCTGCAGCGTCTGGTGACGCGGCAATGCGGTACGAAACCCGCCGGTCAGCAGCCTGAAATGGTCGTCGAGATGTGCGGCCAGCACATCGATGCCGAGCACCGCGGCGCGCGCGGCCGCGAGCTCGATGGCGAGCGGCAGGCCGTCGAGACGCCGGCATACCGCCGCCATCAGCGACACGCTGCGTTCGTCGAGCGGGAAGCGCGGGTCGGCCGCGCGCACGCGCGCCGAGAACAGCTGCACTGCACTTGCGTTCAGGATCTCGGCATCCCCCGCGTCTTCGCCGGGGACCTCGAGCGGCGGAATCGGACACAGCCGCTCGCCCTGGACACGCAGCGCCTCGCGGCTGGTCGCGAGCACGCACAGGCCGGCGTCGGATTCGGTCAGCGCGGTCGCGATCTGCGCGGCGGCGTCGAGCAGATGCTCGCAATTGTCGAGCACCAGCAGCATCCGGCGATGCGCGACGGTATCCAGTACCGCGTCGAGTGTCAGCGAGCCGGCCGGCTGAACGATGCCGAACGCGCCCGCCAGCGCGTCCGGCACGAACTGCGGACACGCGACGGTGGCCAGCGACACGAACGCGGCGCCATCCGGAAACCTCGCCTCGGCCCGCATCGCCGCTTCGAGCGCGACCCGCGTCTTGCCGATGCCGCCCGCGCCCACCAGCGTCACGATCCGCGCGCTGTCGACCGCGGCCAGCACCTCGGCGACGGTCTGCTCGCGGCCGACCAGCGCGGTCGGCGCGGCCGTCAGCCGCGACGCCGCAGGACGCACGGGCGCGGCGCTTTCGACCCGGCCGCCGACCAGCCGGTAGCCGCGCCCGGGCACCGTGATGATCAG
It encodes:
- a CDS encoding amidohydrolase, encoding MTATESQPDLILHNGRFTTLDRANPAATAVAIAAGRFVAVGNDADVMPLAGRETRIVDLDGRTVLPGLIDNHCHLIRGGLNYNMELRWDGVPSLAVAMEMLRRQVAVTPAPQWVRVVGGFTEHQFVEKRLPTIDELNAAAPDTPVFILHLYDRALLNAAALRVVGYTKDTPEPPGGTILRDAAGNPTGLLLANPNATILYATLAKGPKLPFEYQYNSTRHFMRELNRLGVTGVIDAGGGSQNYPDDYEVIRKLHDAGEMTVRIAYNLFTQKPNAEKEDFVNWTKSVKYHDGTDYFRNNGAGEMLVFSAADFEDFRVARPDLPAQMEDDLEGVVRVLAQNRWPWRLHATYDETISRALDVFEKVDKDIPLAGLNWFFDHAETVSEKSMDRIAALGGGIAVQHRMAYQGEYFVERYGAQAAEATPPVAKMLSKGLKVSAGTDATRVASYNPWVSLAWLVTGKTVGGLRLYPQRNLLDRETALRMWTEYVTWFSNEEGRKGRIAVGQLADLVVPDRDFFACAADDIAGTTALLTVVGGRIVWGAGPFASHDAPIPPAMPDWSPVREYGGYGGWGATQRNGAPLQRAAAAAMCGCATACGLHGHAHASAWSRALPTSDAKGFWGAFGCSCWAV
- a CDS encoding DUF1427 family protein: MEPYLVSLGAGLLIGVIYSAIKVRSPAPPLIALVGLLGMVIGVQAIPAVKQLFGF
- a CDS encoding hydrolase translates to MSNPKLEVLTPHNSQLIFIDQQPQMAFGVQSIDRQVLKNNVVGLAKAAKVFNIPTTITTVESESFSGHTYPELLDVFPNQKTLERTSMNSWDDQKVRDALAANGRKKVIVSGLWTEVCNTTFALCAMLEGDYEIYMVADASGGTSKDAHDFAMQRMVQAGAVPVTWQQVLLEWQRDWAHRETYDAVMAIVKEHSGAYGMGVDYAYTMVHKAAPRTATPHESIPPVPAK
- a CDS encoding XapX domain-containing protein, encoding MKAYISSLLAGVLAGLVYFVIGVASPAPPTIALAGLLGILAGEQILPIARRMLSGIRLKAAWSDAQCSQHMFGPLPGGHASDAAKKRRSTPV
- a CDS encoding LysR family transcriptional regulator, with translation MKLSFEALEALDAIDRTGTFAEAAELLHRVPSALTYLVQKLEGDLGVALFDRSGRRAKLTHAGRVVVEEGRRLLHAAEQLELKAQRAQQGWETELRLCIDEILPFEALWPYVHTFYGLEMDTRLRLSTEVLGGTWDALISRRADLVVGAAGEPPELPDIVARPIGTLRHVFAVAPDHPLAALPEPLSMASVVEYRGAVISDTSRELQPRSIAIDAGQPYLAVPTLAAKLAAQCEGLAVGTLPECIAARAIAQGKLVARQVTGMRDTTHCYIAWRGDEAGRALHWWVEQLARPNLVDRFTALA
- a CDS encoding mechanosensitive ion channel family protein, with amino-acid sequence MLNLSATVVYGAPIVVADLAAWRLLGAGRSTTKAVWRCVSFAALTYVLFATGVSPLAVPPSPDRFDRLAIQAIGVAWWLQCALVFSLMLDRLLLPRAWRTQRLFHDIAAGIVFGAAAVAALGNLLGLPLSGVVATSGAMAVILGLAVQNTLNDVFSGLVLNTTQPFRLGDTVAIGALEGRIVESNWRATKMIDSLGNLVVVPNSAAAKATIVNLSEPASVHGVTLTIEIDPAVRPAIVVDALDRAAASSLDVLTSPAPVSVVKAFRTNSVEYELVCYVDALEKKLRVRNRLYDLAHRHLAAADIALRPLGGTGAAHRPVLRGQRLLHAVELFRQLDDEDLAVLADALASRVFHAGETIYASNSDARLLTIVGSGVASVFVPAATGDKEVRRMAPGDAIGQSVVLAGTQLHATVYAVTTVTAYQLSSRDLSPLIARKPELGRLMCESLTEHIATEERMMIPPAAQAHASFKLIEWLEKEMKRLHESFG
- a CDS encoding winged helix-turn-helix domain-containing protein — translated: MIRIGTLHVFLDRREIRANGKLLRVGSRAFEILELLIRANGALVSKDEIMQRVWPHTIVEENNLQVHIAALRKALGDDRNLIITVPGRGYRLVGGRVESAAPVRPAASRLTAAPTALVGREQTVAEVLAAVDSARIVTLVGAGGIGKTRVALEAAMRAEARFPDGAAFVSLATVACPQFVPDALAGAFGIVQPAGSLTLDAVLDTVAHRRMLLVLDNCEHLLDAAAQIATALTESDAGLCVLATSREALRVQGERLCPIPPLEVPGEDAGDAEILNASAVQLFSARVRAADPRFPLDERSVSLMAAVCRRLDGLPLAIELAAARAAVLGIDVLAAHLDDHFRLLTGGFRTALPRHQTLQAMYDWSYRLLGDSERRLLRWLGVFRDSFSIDAVRDIVGTKGLSDAELLDSIGSLVAKSLLSLDGAHDAPRYRLLTTTRAYALQQLENNGECAAAALAHANYFLALFRLASRAGNGGDGPRAESRREVVRRELGNLRAALDWAFSPNGNAEVGIALAAVAVPCLFDLSLVDECRERARTALDAMRNMTDTRALVDARVRLLAAYAAALAHTAGPPQVAHDAWSEVHALGFEGGEAEPPREP